One genomic segment of Ignavibacteriota bacterium includes these proteins:
- a CDS encoding acetyl-CoA hydrolase/transferase family protein: MTSEILNRTQKITWREKYKSKVFSSDDALKVVKSGDKIVIQPGCAAPMELIKALVRKKDELSDVILYHILIVGDLPYLAPGMEKHFTHKAFFIGGNARKSINEGRAEFIPIFLSEVTMLFKRGVIVPDIALINVSPPDEHGFCSYGIDVGNIKTPAEKSRIVIAQINDQMPRGLGNSFIHLNKIDFIVEQSEPLMELPQVDPNTAPNMLASYDKIGQYIAEMIEDGSTIQMGIGAIPDSVMKNLKNHKDLGIHTEMFSDGIVELVETGVINGEKKTLHPGKIIAGFVLGTKKSFRFIDNNPIFEFHPQEYINNPFIIAQNNKMVAINSALEIDLTGQVCSDSIGTKFYSGIGGQVDFIRGAAHSEGGKPIIALPSTTKDEKISRIVPILKPGAGVVTSRGDVHYVVTEYGVANLFGKSIQERVRALIKIAHPKFRDELTKFAKETYFI, translated from the coding sequence TGATGCTTTAAAAGTTGTAAAATCCGGCGATAAAATTGTAATTCAACCGGGCTGCGCTGCACCAATGGAACTTATTAAAGCTTTGGTTAGAAAAAAAGATGAACTAAGTGATGTAATTTTATATCATATTTTAATTGTTGGCGATCTTCCATATTTAGCTCCCGGAATGGAAAAACATTTTACACACAAAGCTTTTTTTATTGGAGGAAATGCACGAAAATCTATAAATGAGGGAAGAGCAGAATTTATTCCGATATTTCTTTCAGAAGTTACAATGTTGTTTAAACGCGGAGTTATTGTTCCGGATATTGCTTTGATAAATGTTTCGCCTCCGGATGAACACGGATTTTGCAGTTATGGAATTGATGTGGGAAATATTAAAACTCCCGCAGAAAAATCAAGAATTGTAATTGCTCAAATAAATGATCAAATGCCGCGCGGATTGGGAAATAGTTTTATTCATTTAAATAAAATTGATTTTATTGTTGAACAAAGTGAACCGCTGATGGAACTTCCGCAAGTTGATCCAAACACTGCGCCAAATATGCTTGCAAGTTATGATAAAATTGGACAATACATTGCGGAAATGATTGAAGACGGTTCAACAATACAAATGGGAATTGGTGCAATACCGGATTCGGTAATGAAGAATTTGAAAAATCATAAAGATTTGGGAATTCATACAGAAATGTTTAGCGATGGAATTGTTGAGCTTGTTGAAACCGGCGTAATTAATGGTGAGAAAAAAACTTTGCATCCCGGTAAAATTATCGCTGGATTTGTACTTGGTACAAAAAAATCATTTAGATTTATTGATAATAATCCAATTTTTGAATTTCATCCGCAAGAATATATAAATAATCCTTTTATAATTGCGCAGAATAATAAAATGGTTGCTATCAATTCTGCATTAGAAATTGATTTAACCGGACAAGTTTGCTCAGATTCAATTGGTACAAAATTTTACAGCGGAATTGGCGGACAAGTTGATTTTATTAGAGGTGCGGCTCATTCTGAAGGAGGAAAGCCAATTATTGCACTTCCATCAACAACTAAGGATGAAAAAATTTCAAGAATAGTTCCAATACTTAAACCGGGGGCGGGGGTAGTTACTTCAAGAGGTGATGTTCATTACGTTGTAACAGAATATGGTGTTGCAAATCTATTTGGAAAAAGCATTCAAGAACGTGTTAGAGCGTTAATTAAAATTGCTCATCCAAAATTTAGAGATGAACTTACTAAATTTGCTAAAGAGACATATTTCATTTAG